In the Loxodonta africana isolate mLoxAfr1 chromosome 1, mLoxAfr1.hap2, whole genome shotgun sequence genome, one interval contains:
- the GPSM3 gene encoding G-protein-signaling modulator 3, producing the protein METERAQDGEEDGEQHQGPSQDEQGWPPLNTTTRPWRSAPPSPPPGNRHTALGPRSASLLSLQTERLLDLVAEAQSRRLEEQRATFCVPQIPPNRAPAPPRPLEDREQLYSTILSHQCQRMEAQRSEPPLPPGGQELLELLLRVQGGGRMEEQRSRPPTHTC; encoded by the exons ATGGAGACCGAAAGAGCCCAGGACGGAGAAGAGGATGGTGAGCAG CATCAGGGCCCTTCCCAGGATGAACAGGGCTGGCCCCCTCTAAACACCACCACTCGtccttggcgatctgctcctccGTCCCCTCCTCCAGGGAACCGCCACACAG CCCTGGGGCCCCGCTCGGCCTCCCTGCTCTCCCTGCAGACAGAGCGCCTTCTGGACCTAGTGGCTGAGGCCCAGTCCCGCCGTCTGGAGGAGCAGAGGGCCACCTTCTGTGTCCCCCAGATCCCCCCAAACcgagccccagccccaccccggCCTCTTGAGGACAGAGAACAGCTCTACAGCACCATCCTCAGTCACCAG TGCCAGCGGATGGAAGCCCAGCGGTCAGAGCCTCCCCTACCCCCAGGAGGACAGGAGCTCCTGGAGTTGCTGCTGAGGGTTCAGGGTGGGGGACGAATGGAAGAGCAAAGGTCCAGACCTCCCACACATACTTGCTGA